A single window of Streptomyces xanthii DNA harbors:
- a CDS encoding SSI family serine proteinase inhibitor: MVKATLTTARRALAAAAAAAALLGTTAAGAQAAPPDAPPTDTGNWVRVTVMQGDGPTGATSSALLDCTAERGDHPHTERACAELAEAAGDVDRLRADEDAMCPMVYKPLTAYAHGMWNGRRVAYARNFASDCVLYASTGSLFRLAD, from the coding sequence ATGGTCAAGGCCACGCTCACGACGGCGCGCCGCGCCCTGGCGGCCGCGGCGGCCGCGGCCGCCCTGCTCGGCACGACCGCCGCCGGCGCGCAGGCGGCGCCGCCGGACGCCCCGCCCACCGACACCGGGAACTGGGTGCGGGTCACCGTCATGCAGGGCGACGGCCCGACCGGCGCCACCAGCAGCGCCCTGCTCGACTGCACCGCCGAACGCGGCGACCACCCGCACACCGAGCGGGCCTGCGCCGAACTCGCCGAGGCCGCCGGTGACGTGGACCGGCTGCGCGCCGACGAGGACGCCATGTGCCCGATGGTCTACAAGCCGCTCACCGCGTACGCGCACGGCATGTGGAACGGCCGGCGCGTCGCCTACGCCCGCAACTTCGCCAGCGACTGCGTCCTGTACGCCTCCACCGGTTCCCTCTTCCGCCTCGCCGACTGA
- a CDS encoding FHA domain-containing protein, translating into MTSSFEHHTHPARLSDAERDRALKVLKDGVALGRLSHDTFVRRMELALAARRPDELDALTADLRTEGRWTRAVVGAVGAVSGFTVRMRRAWTVERLPKLMLPRQGDPYPLRIGRDPANRLRLSHESVSRVHAELTSQGGLWVLRDLGSTNGTSVNGRRVVGAAVVRDGDQVAFGHMSFRLSAD; encoded by the coding sequence GTGACGTCATCGTTCGAACACCACACGCACCCGGCGCGGCTCTCCGACGCCGAGCGGGACCGTGCGCTGAAGGTGCTCAAGGACGGTGTCGCGCTCGGGAGGCTCTCCCACGACACCTTCGTGCGCCGGATGGAGCTGGCCCTGGCCGCCCGCCGCCCCGACGAACTGGACGCGCTCACCGCCGACCTGCGCACCGAGGGCCGCTGGACCCGGGCCGTGGTCGGGGCCGTCGGCGCGGTCTCCGGGTTCACGGTGCGGATGCGCCGGGCCTGGACCGTGGAGCGGCTGCCGAAGCTGATGCTGCCGCGGCAGGGCGACCCGTACCCGCTGCGCATCGGCCGCGACCCGGCCAACCGGCTGCGGCTCAGCCACGAGTCGGTCTCCCGGGTGCACGCCGAGCTGACCTCGCAGGGCGGCCTGTGGGTGCTGCGCGACCTCGGCTCCACGAACGGCACGTCGGTCAACGGCCGGCGGGTCGTCGGCGCCGCCGTCGTCCGGGACGGGGACCAGGTCGCGTTCGGCCACATGTCGTTCCGGCTGTCCGCCGACTGA
- the treZ gene encoding malto-oligosyltrehalose trehalohydrolase — protein sequence MQFEVWAPQAERVTLHCEGATRALTRAAGRDGWWAGEAQAADGARYGFALDDGPVLPDPRSRRQPDGPDGLSAVVDHDLYAWRTDGAGQGLPGAVLYELHIGTYTREGTLDAAAAHLGELAELGVTHIELMPLCPMPGRHGWGYDGVAPWAVHEPYGGPEALKRFVDSAHELGLGVVLDVVHNHLGPSGNHLGAFGPYFTDTARTPWGDAVNLDAPGSDEVRDYFVGSALAWLRDYRLDGLRLDAVHELRDRRALSFLEELSAAVDALAEELGRPLFLIGESDLADPRLVTPCEEGGLGLHGQWNDDVHHAVHAAVTGERQGYYEDFARAPMAALAKTLTHGFFHDGTYSAFRGRHHGRPVDRARMPAHRLVAATQTHDQIGNRARGERLSALAGPGLLACAAALVLTGPATPMLFMGEEWAASTPWQYFTDHTDPALADAVRKGRRREFAAHGWAEADVPDPQDPATRERSCLDRSERPAGEHARMLAWYRELIALRRERADLRDPDLAAVRVAFDEGGRWIAYRRGDVRVAVNLSEVPVSIPLGRPVARVLAAWERVEGAGAEGVLTVPPHSCVIAEAP from the coding sequence GTGCAGTTCGAGGTGTGGGCACCACAGGCCGAGCGGGTCACGCTGCACTGCGAGGGCGCCACGCGCGCGTTGACGCGGGCGGCCGGCAGAGACGGCTGGTGGGCGGGCGAGGCTCAGGCGGCGGACGGCGCGCGGTACGGGTTCGCGCTCGACGACGGCCCGGTGCTGCCCGACCCGCGCTCGCGCCGCCAGCCGGACGGCCCGGACGGGCTGAGCGCGGTGGTCGACCACGACCTCTACGCGTGGCGCACGGACGGGGCCGGTCAGGGGCTGCCCGGTGCCGTCCTGTACGAGCTGCACATCGGCACGTACACGCGGGAGGGCACGCTCGACGCGGCCGCCGCGCACCTGGGCGAGCTGGCCGAACTGGGCGTGACGCACATCGAGCTGATGCCGCTGTGCCCGATGCCGGGGCGGCACGGCTGGGGGTACGACGGGGTCGCCCCGTGGGCGGTGCACGAGCCGTACGGCGGGCCCGAGGCGCTGAAGCGCTTTGTCGACTCGGCGCACGAGCTCGGACTCGGCGTCGTCCTCGACGTGGTGCACAACCACCTGGGCCCGTCGGGGAACCATCTGGGGGCGTTCGGCCCGTACTTCACGGACACCGCGCGGACTCCGTGGGGCGACGCGGTGAACCTGGACGCGCCCGGCTCCGACGAGGTGCGGGACTACTTCGTCGGCAGCGCGCTGGCCTGGCTGCGCGACTACCGGCTCGACGGACTGCGCCTCGACGCGGTGCACGAGCTGCGCGACCGGCGGGCGCTCTCGTTCCTGGAGGAGCTGTCGGCGGCCGTGGACGCGCTCGCCGAGGAGCTCGGCCGGCCGCTGTTCCTGATCGGCGAGTCCGACCTGGCCGACCCGCGGCTCGTCACCCCGTGCGAGGAGGGCGGGCTCGGACTGCACGGGCAGTGGAACGACGACGTCCACCACGCCGTGCACGCCGCCGTCACGGGCGAACGACAGGGCTACTACGAGGACTTCGCGCGGGCTCCGATGGCGGCCCTGGCGAAGACGCTGACGCACGGCTTCTTCCACGACGGCACGTACTCGGCGTTCCGCGGGCGGCACCACGGGCGCCCGGTCGACCGGGCCCGGATGCCCGCGCACCGGCTCGTCGCCGCGACCCAGACCCACGACCAGATCGGCAACCGGGCGCGGGGCGAGCGGCTCTCCGCGCTCGCCGGGCCCGGGCTGCTGGCGTGCGCGGCGGCGCTCGTGCTCACGGGCCCCGCCACGCCGATGCTGTTCATGGGCGAGGAGTGGGCGGCGAGCACGCCCTGGCAGTACTTCACGGACCACACGGACCCGGCGCTCGCGGACGCGGTGCGCAAGGGGCGGCGGCGGGAGTTCGCGGCGCACGGCTGGGCGGAGGCGGACGTTCCCGATCCGCAGGATCCGGCGACGCGGGAGCGGTCGTGTCTGGACCGGTCCGAGCGGCCGGCCGGCGAGCACGCGCGCATGCTCGCCTGGTACCGGGAGCTCATCGCGCTGCGGCGGGAGCGGGCGGATCTGCGGGACCCGGATCTCGCGGCGGTGCGGGTCGCCTTCGACGAGGGGGGCCGGTGGATCGCCTACCGGCGGGGGGACGTGCGGGTGGCGGTGAACCTGTCCGAGGTGCCGGTGTCGATCCCGCTCGGTCGTCCCGTTGCGCGCGTGCTGGCCGCGTGGGAGCGGGTGGAGGGTGCCGGCGCGGAGGGAGTCCTGACGGTGCCGCCTCATTCGTGCGTGATCGCCGAGGCGCCGTAG
- a CDS encoding aminoglycoside phosphotransferase family protein, with amino-acid sequence MPPTPHPTDETVRRVLKSLLPDRGATAEVRPVEAPGAGGAGVISWWAGDRHVLRFALDARAGQWLRREVRLRDLVRPHLPLALPAGVAAGEWAPGLVCVVETRVPGEPARIQDVTALGEEDLAGLLTGLRAVPVERAVPLGVPTVAPRSLENVRREAGAAAQRLDEQGEFDAARLRQFTARAVAQLGPQSGAALIHHGLTEERLRVSADGHVRGVLGWGDAVIGDVAEDIAGLVVSVGARAAVRAATLAGCGARICLRGLWLGRCDALVGLDAGVETGRWGRGVERAWEPILLELVSE; translated from the coding sequence GTGCCGCCGACCCCGCACCCCACCGACGAGACGGTGCGCCGCGTCCTCAAGAGCCTGCTCCCGGACCGTGGCGCCACCGCCGAGGTACGCCCTGTCGAAGCGCCCGGCGCCGGTGGCGCGGGGGTGATCTCCTGGTGGGCCGGGGACCGGCACGTGCTGCGGTTCGCCCTCGACGCGCGGGCCGGACAGTGGTTGCGGCGCGAGGTGCGGCTGCGCGACCTCGTCCGCCCGCACCTGCCGCTCGCGCTGCCGGCCGGTGTCGCGGCGGGGGAGTGGGCGCCCGGGCTCGTCTGCGTCGTCGAGACGCGGGTCCCGGGCGAGCCGGCCCGGATCCAGGACGTCACCGCGCTCGGCGAGGAGGACCTCGCCGGACTGCTCACGGGGCTGCGCGCGGTCCCCGTCGAACGGGCCGTGCCGCTGGGCGTGCCCACGGTCGCGCCGCGGTCCCTGGAGAACGTGCGCCGGGAGGCCGGGGCGGCGGCCCAACGGCTCGACGAACAGGGGGAGTTCGACGCGGCGCGGCTGCGGCAGTTCACGGCGCGGGCCGTGGCCCAGCTCGGCCCGCAGTCCGGCGCGGCGCTCATCCACCACGGGCTCACGGAGGAGCGCTTGCGGGTGTCCGCGGACGGGCACGTGCGCGGGGTCCTCGGGTGGGGTGACGCGGTGATCGGCGACGTGGCCGAGGACATCGCCGGGCTGGTCGTCTCCGTGGGAGCGCGGGCCGCGGTGAGGGCGGCGACCCTCGCCGGGTGCGGGGCGCGGATCTGCCTGCGGGGACTGTGGCTCGGGCGCTGTGACGCGCTGGTGGGGCTGGACGCGGGGGTGGAGACGGGGCGTTGGGGCCGCGGGGTCGAACGGGCCTGGGAGCCCATCCTCCTGGAGCTGGTCTCGGAGTGA
- a CDS encoding aminopeptidase P family protein yields the protein MTTGTPAPFTAADYKARMDRAAQSAADAGLAGVLVAPGPDLVWLTGYHVTAETERLTLLVLSAGQEPTLVVPTLEAPDAARSAGAAAMTLRDWTDGKDPYEVTAPLLDGAGRFGVSDNAWAMHLLGLQKTLPDSSYVSLTEALPMLRAVKDAAELERLAAAGAAADATYEEIKKVAFAGRKENDIARELSDLLKRFGHSQVDFTVVGSGPNGANPHHEAGERVIERGDMVVLDFGGLKHGYGSDTSRTVHVGEPTAEEREVHDIVRAAQSAACEAVRPGIACQDVDRVARKVITDAGYGEYFIHRTGHGIGVTTHEPPYMIEGEEQELVPGMCFSVEPGIYLPGRFGVRIEDIVTVTPDGGRRLNATARDMAIVD from the coding sequence ATGACGACCGGCACACCCGCGCCCTTCACCGCCGCCGACTACAAGGCCCGGATGGACCGTGCCGCGCAGTCGGCCGCCGACGCCGGGCTCGCCGGAGTGCTCGTCGCACCCGGCCCCGACCTGGTCTGGCTCACCGGATACCACGTGACCGCAGAGACCGAGCGGCTCACCCTGCTGGTCCTGTCCGCGGGCCAGGAGCCCACGCTCGTCGTGCCGACCCTGGAGGCGCCCGACGCCGCCCGGTCCGCAGGCGCCGCCGCGATGACCCTGCGGGACTGGACCGACGGCAAGGACCCCTACGAGGTGACGGCCCCGCTGCTGGACGGCGCGGGCCGCTTCGGCGTCAGCGACAACGCCTGGGCCATGCACCTGCTCGGGCTGCAGAAGACGCTGCCCGACAGCTCCTACGTGTCCCTCACCGAGGCCCTGCCGATGCTGCGCGCCGTCAAGGACGCCGCCGAGCTGGAGCGGCTCGCGGCGGCCGGCGCCGCCGCCGACGCGACGTACGAGGAGATCAAGAAGGTCGCCTTCGCGGGGCGCAAGGAGAACGACATCGCGCGTGAACTGTCCGACCTGCTCAAGCGGTTCGGGCACTCACAGGTCGACTTCACGGTCGTCGGCTCCGGTCCCAACGGCGCCAACCCGCACCACGAGGCGGGCGAGCGCGTCATCGAGCGCGGCGACATGGTCGTCCTCGACTTCGGCGGCCTCAAGCACGGCTACGGCTCCGACACCAGCCGCACCGTCCACGTCGGCGAGCCCACCGCCGAGGAGCGTGAGGTCCACGACATCGTGCGCGCCGCGCAGAGCGCCGCCTGCGAGGCCGTCCGGCCCGGCATCGCCTGCCAGGACGTCGACCGCGTCGCCCGCAAGGTCATCACCGACGCCGGGTACGGCGAGTACTTCATCCACCGCACCGGCCACGGCATCGGCGTCACCACGCACGAACCCCCGTACATGATCGAGGGCGAGGAGCAGGAGCTCGTGCCCGGCATGTGCTTCTCCGTCGAACCCGGCATCTACCTGCCGGGCCGCTTCGGTGTGCGCATCGAGGACATCGTCACCGTCACCCCGGACGGCGGCCGGCGCCTCAACGCCACCGCGCGGGACATGGCGATCGTGGACTGA
- a CDS encoding metallophosphoesterase produces the protein MLVLAQISDLHLDGTPRASERARRVTERLRALPGPVDALLVTGDIADHGAESEYEEAAALLGLRGGPALPFPVLTCPGNHDVRSAYRKALLGEPPADGPVNRAHRIGGAALLMCDSSVPGADEGDLDETTYAWIEAELDALDGGTPVLLAFHHPPVALHHPLPDRYPLGRPGRLARLLERRPEIVALITGHAHSPAATSFAGRPLLVGPGVTWTLRLPWEGEQIADRDALVGLAFHVLDDTHRLTTHFRTV, from the coding sequence ATGCTCGTACTCGCCCAGATCAGCGATCTGCACCTCGACGGCACGCCGCGCGCGAGCGAACGGGCCCGCCGGGTGACGGAGCGTCTGCGGGCCCTGCCGGGACCGGTCGACGCCCTCCTGGTCACCGGCGACATCGCCGACCACGGCGCCGAGTCCGAGTACGAGGAGGCGGCCGCGCTGCTCGGGCTGCGCGGCGGACCGGCGCTGCCCTTCCCCGTCCTGACCTGCCCCGGCAACCACGACGTGCGCTCCGCCTACCGCAAGGCCCTGCTGGGCGAGCCCCCGGCGGACGGCCCCGTGAACCGGGCGCACCGGATCGGCGGTGCCGCGCTCCTGATGTGCGACTCCAGCGTGCCGGGCGCCGACGAGGGCGACCTCGACGAGACGACGTACGCATGGATCGAGGCGGAGCTGGACGCCCTGGACGGGGGCACCCCGGTGCTGCTCGCCTTCCACCACCCGCCGGTCGCCCTGCACCACCCGCTCCCGGACCGCTACCCGCTGGGCCGCCCGGGCCGGCTCGCCCGGCTCCTGGAGCGGCGCCCGGAGATCGTCGCGCTGATCACCGGCCACGCCCACAGCCCGGCGGCGACCTCCTTCGCGGGCCGGCCGCTGCTCGTGGGCCCCGGAGTCACCTGGACCCTGCGCCTGCCCTGGGAGGGCGAGCAGATCGCGGACCGGGACGCCCTGGTGGGCCTCGCCTTCCACGTCCTGGACGACACGCACCGCCTGACGACCCATTTCCGCACCGTCTGA
- a CDS encoding PDZ domain-containing protein: MEQTALRPKSLPGSGPAGGSGGREDTSGTDREPRPRRRPHAARRRGRRLVTWLTGLCCAVVLVLAGIGLGTVGTGVIALSRMAEMREAQQAAPPGTGGTAGTPGAPGASGPASARQSGPAGSAGAAASPARSAAPGPDRAPARAGLGLEVVDAPGGPGALVVAVHVPGPGYTAGLVRGDVLLRLGADEIGSASDLAARVAEARPGRELRVKVRHGDGGRQDLTVVPGVVT, translated from the coding sequence ATGGAACAGACCGCGTTGCGTCCCAAGTCCCTGCCGGGGTCCGGTCCGGCGGGAGGCTCCGGTGGCCGCGAAGACACCAGTGGTACGGATCGGGAGCCGCGGCCCAGGCGGCGGCCGCACGCGGCGCGGCGGCGCGGCCGGCGGCTCGTCACCTGGCTGACGGGGCTGTGCTGCGCCGTGGTCCTGGTGCTCGCCGGGATCGGCCTCGGCACCGTCGGGACCGGTGTCATCGCGCTGAGCAGGATGGCCGAGATGCGGGAGGCACAGCAGGCGGCGCCCCCGGGCACGGGCGGGACGGCCGGGACGCCTGGGGCCCCGGGGGCGTCGGGACCGGCGTCCGCGCGGCAGTCCGGACCGGCCGGTTCGGCCGGAGCCGCCGCGTCGCCCGCGCGGTCGGCGGCGCCGGGCCCGGACCGGGCGCCGGCGCGCGCCGGCCTCGGCCTGGAGGTGGTCGACGCACCCGGCGGGCCCGGGGCGCTGGTCGTGGCGGTGCACGTGCCGGGGCCCGGCTACACGGCCGGGCTCGTGCGCGGGGACGTGCTGCTGCGGCTGGGGGCGGACGAGATCGGCTCGGCGAGCGACCTCGCCGCCCGCGTCGCGGAGGCCCGGCCGGGCCGCGAACTGCGGGTGAAGGTCCGTCACGGCGACGGCGGGCGGCAGGACCTGACGGTCGTGCCGGGCGTCGTCACCTGA
- the phsA gene encoding O-aminophenol oxidase PhsA: MTDIIEHTQTGTASDPASDPASGAGTGGAELAPYVAPLTVPPVLRPAAGDVRRETEIALRPTWQRLHPQLPPTLMWGYEGTVPGPTIEVRRGQRVRIAWTNRIPKGGAYPVTAVEVPIAAPSPTTRPGREGVPPNEDVAALPAWSVTHLHGAQTGGGNDGWADNAVGFGDAQLAEYPNDHQAVQWWYHDHAMNITRWNVQTGLYGTYLIRDDEEDALGLPSGDREIPLLLADRNLDTDEDGALNGRLLHKTAVVQAANPETGKPVSIPFTGPYTTVNGRIWPYAEVDPAWYRFRLVNASNARIFDLVLVDEDGQAVPGVLKQIGSDGGLLPRPVPVDFEGALPVLTIAPAERMDLLIDFGALAGRRVRLVNKGPGAAPGVPDPAGDVPYPHVLEFRVGTSCAPDPFTLPDVLSGSFRRLTHDIEHGHRLIVLTPPATKGGGGHPEIWEMTEIEEPEGLSLPAEGIIQVADAEGAVKTYRRTARTFNDGLGFTLAEGSHEQWSFLNLAVNPPVVHPMHIHLADFQILGRDVYDVTGFDATTGGTAKPVRPEPGGAVPVPPNEQGHKDVFRALPGQMLRVMGRFDGAYGRFMYHCHLLEHEDMGMMRPFVVMPKEALKFDHGAGHGGDHGGGHEEGHAGHGG; this comes from the coding sequence TTGACCGACATCATCGAGCACACACAGACCGGCACCGCGTCCGACCCGGCGTCCGACCCGGCGTCCGGGGCGGGGACCGGGGGAGCGGAACTGGCGCCGTACGTCGCGCCGTTGACCGTGCCGCCGGTGCTGCGGCCCGCCGCCGGGGACGTGCGCAGGGAGACCGAGATCGCCCTGCGCCCCACCTGGCAGCGGCTGCACCCGCAGCTCCCGCCGACCCTCATGTGGGGGTACGAGGGCACGGTGCCGGGCCCGACCATCGAGGTGCGGCGCGGACAGCGCGTGCGCATCGCGTGGACGAACCGCATTCCGAAGGGCGGCGCGTACCCGGTCACGGCGGTGGAGGTGCCCATCGCCGCACCGAGCCCGACCACCCGTCCGGGCCGCGAGGGCGTGCCGCCGAACGAGGACGTGGCCGCGCTGCCCGCCTGGTCCGTGACCCATCTGCACGGCGCCCAGACGGGCGGCGGCAACGACGGCTGGGCGGACAACGCGGTGGGCTTCGGTGACGCCCAGCTCGCCGAGTACCCGAACGACCACCAGGCGGTGCAGTGGTGGTACCACGACCATGCCATGAACATCACGCGGTGGAACGTGCAGACGGGCCTGTACGGCACCTACCTGATCCGGGACGACGAGGAGGACGCCCTCGGGCTGCCCTCCGGGGACCGTGAGATACCGCTCCTGCTCGCCGACCGGAACCTGGACACGGACGAGGACGGGGCGCTCAACGGGCGGCTGCTGCACAAGACGGCCGTCGTCCAGGCGGCGAACCCGGAGACGGGCAAGCCGGTCTCCATCCCGTTCACCGGCCCGTACACGACGGTCAACGGCCGGATCTGGCCGTACGCCGAGGTGGACCCGGCCTGGTACCGCTTCCGTCTCGTCAACGCGTCGAACGCGCGCATCTTCGACCTCGTCCTCGTCGACGAGGACGGGCAGGCGGTGCCCGGGGTCCTGAAGCAGATCGGCAGCGACGGCGGCCTGCTGCCGCGCCCGGTGCCGGTCGACTTCGAGGGGGCGCTGCCGGTGCTCACGATCGCGCCGGCCGAGCGGATGGACCTGCTGATCGACTTCGGGGCGCTCGCCGGCCGCCGCGTCCGCCTCGTCAACAAGGGGCCGGGCGCGGCGCCGGGCGTGCCCGATCCGGCGGGCGACGTGCCGTACCCGCACGTGCTCGAGTTCCGCGTGGGGACCTCGTGCGCGCCGGACCCGTTCACCCTGCCCGACGTGCTGTCGGGGTCCTTCCGGCGGCTGACGCACGACATCGAGCACGGGCACCGGCTGATCGTGCTGACCCCTCCGGCCACGAAGGGCGGCGGCGGTCACCCCGAGATCTGGGAGATGACCGAGATCGAGGAGCCCGAGGGGCTGAGCCTGCCCGCCGAGGGCATCATCCAGGTCGCCGACGCCGAGGGGGCGGTGAAGACCTACCGGCGCACCGCGCGGACGTTCAACGACGGGCTCGGCTTCACCCTCGCCGAGGGCTCCCACGAGCAGTGGAGCTTCCTGAACCTCGCGGTGAACCCGCCGGTCGTGCACCCCATGCACATCCATCTCGCCGACTTCCAGATCCTCGGCCGCGACGTGTACGACGTCACCGGCTTCGACGCCACGACGGGCGGCACCGCGAAGCCGGTCCGTCCCGAGCCCGGCGGCGCGGTCCCGGTCCCGCCGAACGAGCAGGGCCACAAGGACGTCTTCCGCGCGCTGCCCGGGCAGATGCTGCGTGTCATGGGGCGCTTCGACGGGGCGTACGGGCGGTTCATGTACCACTGCCACCTGCTGGAGCACGAGGACATGGGGATGATGCGGCCGTTCGTCGTGATGCCGAAGGAGGCGCTGAAGTTCGACCACGGCGCCGGGCACGGCGGAGACCACGGAGGAGGTCACGAGGAAGGTCACGCGGGCCACGGGGGATAG
- the cyc2 gene encoding germacradienol/geosmin synthase Cyc2 gives MTEPSSQPFHLPRFYMPYRARLNPHLDEARAHSTAWAREMGMLEGSGVWEQSDLDAHDYGLLCAHTHPDCDGPALSLITDWYVWVFFFDDHFLDMYKRTNDREAGKHHLERLPLFMPMDLATAVPEPENPVEAGLIDLWRRTVPAMSLEWRRRFAESTEHLLNESMWELSNINEGRIANPVEYIEMRRKVGGAPWSAGLVEYATAEVPAAVARSRPLRVLMETFSDAVHLRNDLFSYEREVRDEGELSNGVLVLETFFGCTTQEAAEAVNDVLTSRLHQFEHTALTEVPGLAAEHGLTPDEVAAVAAYTQGLTDWQSGGHAWHMKSSRYMNKEAPPATAPLFGPAGLGSGTTDVVGLLKDLGAQRLRAYTHVPYQKVGPSRIPDIYMPFALRLNPELDGARARLVPWAHRTGILSEGVWDEDKLASCDLALCAAGIAPDSDAEALDLNAQWLAWGTYGDDYYPLVFGHRRDLAAAKACTARLSACMPVESHEPAVVPVNAVERGLIDLWRRTTAAMTPDQKRTVKASVDVMTESWVWELANQIQNRVPDPVDYLEMRRATFGSDLTMNLCRMGHGPAVPPQVYRSGPVRALENAAVDYACLLNDVFSYQKEIEYEGEIHNAILVVQNFFGIDYPRALAIVNDLMTQRMRQFEHIAAHEFPVLYDDFRLSREARAVMEGYVQDLRNWTSGILNWHAEVDRYRAGYLAGRAHGFVPDRIPAPPPGGFRNFASGMGGSGNFAGTRVV, from the coding sequence ATGACTGAGCCGTCCTCGCAGCCGTTCCACCTGCCGCGCTTCTACATGCCGTACCGCGCGCGGCTCAACCCCCACCTCGACGAGGCGCGCGCCCACTCCACCGCGTGGGCGCGCGAGATGGGCATGCTGGAAGGAAGCGGCGTCTGGGAGCAGAGCGACCTCGACGCGCACGACTACGGGCTGCTGTGCGCGCACACGCACCCCGACTGCGACGGCCCCGCGCTGTCGCTGATCACCGACTGGTACGTGTGGGTCTTCTTCTTCGACGACCACTTCCTGGACATGTACAAGCGCACCAACGACCGGGAGGCCGGCAAGCACCACCTGGAGCGGCTGCCGCTCTTCATGCCGATGGACCTCGCTACGGCCGTGCCCGAGCCGGAGAACCCGGTCGAGGCCGGTCTGATCGACCTGTGGCGGCGCACCGTGCCCGCCATGTCCCTGGAGTGGCGCCGCCGCTTCGCCGAGTCGACCGAGCACCTGCTCAACGAGTCGATGTGGGAACTGTCCAACATCAACGAGGGGCGGATCGCCAACCCCGTCGAGTACATCGAGATGCGCCGCAAGGTGGGCGGCGCCCCCTGGTCGGCCGGACTCGTCGAGTACGCGACCGCCGAGGTCCCCGCCGCCGTCGCCCGCTCCCGGCCCCTGCGCGTCCTCATGGAGACGTTCTCCGACGCCGTCCACCTGCGCAACGACCTCTTCTCCTACGAGCGCGAGGTGCGCGACGAGGGGGAGCTCAGCAACGGCGTCCTCGTCCTGGAGACCTTCTTCGGCTGCACCACCCAGGAGGCGGCCGAGGCCGTCAACGACGTACTGACCTCGCGCCTGCACCAGTTCGAGCACACCGCGCTCACCGAGGTGCCCGGCCTCGCCGCCGAGCACGGACTCACCCCGGACGAGGTCGCCGCCGTCGCCGCCTACACGCAGGGACTGACGGACTGGCAGTCCGGAGGCCACGCCTGGCACATGAAGTCCAGCCGCTACATGAACAAGGAGGCGCCGCCCGCCACCGCGCCCCTGTTCGGGCCGGCCGGCCTCGGCTCCGGGACCACCGACGTGGTCGGGCTCCTCAAGGACCTGGGCGCGCAGCGACTGCGCGCCTACACGCACGTGCCGTACCAGAAGGTGGGGCCGTCCCGGATCCCGGACATCTACATGCCGTTCGCACTGCGGCTCAACCCGGAGCTGGACGGCGCCCGCGCCCGGCTCGTGCCCTGGGCGCACCGCACGGGCATCCTGTCCGAGGGCGTCTGGGACGAGGACAAGCTGGCCTCCTGCGACCTCGCGCTGTGCGCGGCGGGCATCGCCCCCGACAGCGACGCCGAGGCCCTCGACCTCAACGCCCAGTGGCTGGCCTGGGGCACGTACGGCGACGACTACTACCCGCTGGTCTTCGGGCACCGGCGCGACCTGGCCGCCGCCAAGGCGTGCACGGCCCGGCTGTCCGCCTGCATGCCCGTCGAGAGTCACGAGCCTGCGGTGGTGCCGGTCAACGCCGTGGAGCGCGGCCTGATCGACCTGTGGCGGCGTACCACCGCGGCCATGACGCCCGACCAGAAGCGCACCGTGAAGGCGTCCGTCGACGTGATGACGGAGAGCTGGGTGTGGGAGCTCGCCAACCAGATCCAGAACCGGGTCCCCGACCCGGTCGACTACCTGGAGATGCGCCGCGCCACCTTCGGCTCCGACCTCACGATGAACCTGTGCCGCATGGGCCACGGCCCCGCCGTCCCGCCCCAGGTGTACCGCAGCGGACCCGTGCGCGCCCTGGAGAACGCGGCGGTCGACTACGCCTGCCTGCTCAACGACGTGTTCTCGTACCAGAAGGAGATCGAGTACGAGGGGGAGATCCACAACGCGATCCTGGTCGTGCAGAACTTCTTCGGCATCGACTACCCGCGGGCGCTCGCGATCGTGAACGACCTGATGACCCAGCGGATGCGGCAGTTCGAGCACATCGCCGCGCACGAGTTCCCCGTCCTCTACGACGACTTCCGGCTGTCCCGGGAAGCGCGCGCGGTGATGGAGGGATACGTCCAGGACCTGCGGAACTGGACGTCCGGCATCCTCAACTGGCACGCCGAGGTGGACCGTTACCGGGCCGGCTACCTCGCCGGCCGGGCCCACGGCTTCGTGCCCGACCGGATCCCCGCGCCGCCGCCCGGCGGTTTCCGGAACTTCGCGTCCGGAATGGGTGGTTCAGGGAACTTCGCCGGAACTCGTGTCGTCTAG